In the genome of bacterium, the window GCCTCAAAAGCCTCGCGAGCGCAATCTGAGTGTTGAGGAAATCGTCTAGGCTCTATTATATCCTTTGGGCGTTTTGTTGGCCCACTTCTCGTTGGGCGGGGCGGCTCCTGCGGGCGGACCCGCAGAACTATCCGCATGGGTTAGATCAAAGAGATGACTGCGGGGGGAGGATCAGAGGGTGCGCGTGGGGTCGAGCGCGTCCCGGAGCCCGTCGCCGACGTAGTTGACCGACAGCACGGTGAGGCAGATCATCAATCCCGGAAAGAGCGCCATGTGGGGGGCAAGTGAGAGGTAATTCTGCGAGTCGTAGAGGAGCCGGCCCCAGGTCGGCTCATCGGGGGGGAACCCGAGCCCGAGAAACGAGAGGGTGGATTCGGCGATGATCGCCGTCCCGACGGATAAGGTCGCCGAGACGATCACCGGGCTGAGCACGTTGGGCAGGATGTGCCGGAAGATCTGCCGGCTCGTGCCGACCCCAATGCACCGTGCCGCTTCGATGAATTCCCGCTCCTTGACCGCGAGGAACCCCGCCCGGATCAGCCGGGCCGTGTGCATCCAGTTGAGGCCCCCGATCACGCCGACGATCAGCCAGAAGATCCCCAGCTGCGGGCCGAATGTCCGGGCCAGGCTGTCGCGGAAGAGGTAGATGACGAGCAAGAGGAGCGGTAGCTGCGGCAGCGAGATGAACACATCGGTGATCCGCATCAGCACGAGATCGGCTGTCCGGCCGAAGTATCCCGAGATCGCGCCTACCACCGTGCCCAGGGTCACCGACATCAGCATCGCCGCGATCCCCACGGCGATCGAGATGCGGCCGCCGTTCAGGACGCGGGCCAGCATGTCCTGGCCCAGATCGTTCGTCCCGAACGGATGCGCCCGAGACGGCGCTGCCATGGACGCCCCGAAGTCGATCGCGTTGATAGCCGCGCGGTAGATGAGCGGCCCGACGAGCGTGGCCGCGACGAAGAAGAGGAACGCCAGGGCCCCCAACATCGCCAGGCGGTGACGCCGGAACCGGCGCCACGCGTCGCCCCACAGCGAGCGGGTGTACCGCTGCCGCGCGGCGGCGACCTCCAGGCGAGTGCGGCCCGGCAGCTCGGTGACGCGGTCCGGCTGCGCGCTAACCATACTTGATCCTGGGGTCGAGCACGCCGTAGATGACGTCGGCGATGAGGTTGAAGAATACCACGAGGATGGCGTAGAGGAACGTGATCGCCATCACCACGGGCGTGTCGTTGTTCTGGATGCCGGCAATCAAGAGCGAGCCGATCCCCGGCACCCGGAAGATCTGCTCTGTGACCACGGCGCCCGTGAAGACCGCGGGAAGCCCCAGGGCCAGCAGCGTCACCACCGGAATGAGCCCGTTGCGCAGGACGTGGCGGATGATTACCACCCCCTCGCGTAGCCCCTTGGCCCGGGCGGTCCGGACGTAATCCTGGCTGACGTTGTCCAGCATGGACGAGCGCACGAACCGCATCAGCCCCGCGGACTGGAACAGCGCGAGCACCGCCACGGGCATGACCGCCTGCTTGAGCATTCCCACCGGATCGGTGACCTGGACGTTGAAGATGAAGGGAAGCCAGTGCAATCGCACGCTGAAAATGATGATCAAGAGCACTCCGGTGAAGAACGTGGGGAGCGAGAAGCCGATGAACGCCAGCGTCGTCGAGATCTGATCGAACACCGAGTACTGCTTCACGGCTGAGAGCACGCCGATCGGAATCGCGAGGAACACCGCCACGAGGTAGGCGGCGCCCACCACCCAGAGGTCGGTAGGGAGCCGCTGCAGGATCAGCCGGCTCGCTTCCATGTGGCTTCCGAACGAATACCCCCAGTTCCCCCGCGCGAACGCCGACGCCCATTTCATGTACCGGATCGGGATCGGCTCGTCCAGCCCCAGCTGATGGCGGATGTTCAGCCGGACCTCCGGCGGCACGTCGGGGTTGGCGGCAAGCTGTCCCAGGGGATCGCCCGGCGCCAGGGCCAGGATCCCAAACACGACCATGCTGATCAGGACCAGCGTGGGAACGGAAGCCAGCAGCCGGCGGGCGATATACGCGGTCATCGGCGCGGCCTCCGAGAGGACCCCGGCTTCGGGCCTACCCGGTGCGCCTCCAGTCGGCGATGTTGCGCGTCTCGCTGTCGAACGGGCTTAGGTTCTCTGCGACGTTGAGGCTCTTGGCGCGCGTCGAGACGATCCTGCGAGAGATCAGCGGGAGCGAGACCGCCTGCGACACCACAAGATCGTTCATCTTGATCCAGAGCGCATCGTTCTTCGTAGGATCCAGCTCGACGAGCGCTTGGTCATACATCTGGTTGTACTCCTTGTTGACCCACCGAATGTAGTTGTCGCCGGACCAGTTATTCTCTTTCTGCGCGATGTCCTTGGCCGGATCGCCGCTATAGTACTGGCGCATGTAGTTCGCTGGGAACGGGGAGGTGAACGTGTTGGTGAACATCTGCACATCGCGGTAGAAGTGCGCGGCGGTGTCGTTGTTGCCTGGGGAGCTGCTGAAGAACACCCCCGCGTCCACGGACTGCAGGGTCACGGCAATGCCGACTTTCCCCCAGCCGTCTTTGACGATCTGCTGCTCTTTTTGCCGCAGCGTGTTGACGCTGGTGACGTAGGTCACCTGCAGCTTGACGCCGCCCTTCTGGCGGATCCCGTCGGGGCCCTTCTGCCACCCGGCCTCGTCGAGCAGCTGATTGGCTTTCGCGATGTCGAAGACGCTCTTCGTATTCTTCGAGTTGAGCTTCGAGGGCGTCGTGAGGACGTTCGGCGTGGCGTCCCCCTCCAGGCCGTACAGCTGCTTTGCTATCGTCTCCCGGTCGACCGCCAGGCCGAACGCCTGCCGTACTTTCAGGTCCGTCAGGAACGAGTGGGGCGTCTTGATCGATGCGCGCTGCCCGTCGACCTCCTTGTTGGGGTCGGTCTGGTTTATGTAGATCTGCTCGACCCCGCCGCCCCCTTCCGTGATGACCACACCCTTGCCCGCCTTCGTCATGGCCTCGAGCACCGGCCACTCCACCTGAAGGTTCCAGGCGTAATCGTACTCGCCGGTCTCGAGCACCGCGCGCGCGGCCGACGTCGCGTCACCGCCTCCCTTGATCTGCACCTGCTGGAAGGCGGGCTTGTTGGGATCCCGGTAGAACTCGTTGATCGAGTAGACGACGAGGTCGCCGGGGCGGAACGACTCCACCTTGTACGGTCCGGTCCCGAACGACTTGAGGTTGAACGGAGCGTTGCGGGCGTTGCTGCCCACGTAGGATTCCAGGGCATGCTTCGGCAGAATCATCCCGTTCGAGCCGACAAACGGCAGATACCACGCGGGTGTGGGGGCCTTGAAGGTGATCTTGACGGTGGAGGGGTCCGGGGCCTCGACTTTATCGATGGTGGCGAACGCCGCGTAGGTCGTCGCCCCAGACTCCTTGTTGATCACGAACTGGTACGTGAAGACCACGTCGGCGGCCGTGAACGGACGCCCATCGCCCCACTTGATCCCCGGCTTCAGTTTGTAGGTCACGGACTTCCCATCGGCCGAGAGCCCGCCGTTGGACCGCGACGGGACCTCGGACGCCAGCACCGGTGTGAAGACACCCGCCGCATTCACGGTCAGGAGGGGCTCGAGGCACACGCGCGAGGCGTGGTAGTCCTTGACGCCCTGCGAGAGATGGGGGTTCACGATGGTGGGCGCCTGCCAGTAGAGCAGTTTGAGGACCCCGTTGTCTCCCCGCCTCCCACTCATGGCGGCCCGGACCGGCTGGAGCCCCGCCCCGGCGAGCGCCGACGCCATCGCGCTCGTGGAGAGTCCGAGCATCGCCAGGCGGGCGATCACCTCGCGCCGGGAAAGCCGCCCGGTGGTCCCGAGCGTCACGATCTCGCGCACCTCGTCGTTGCTCACGGGTCGCCTCCCCTGAGACGATTCTGGGTCAGTCTAGGTCTTGCGCCGCCAGTCCGCGATATTCCGTGGTTCGTCGTCGAACGGGCTCATGTTCTCGCCGACGTCCAAGCTCTTCGCCCGCGCTGAAACGATGCGTCGATCGATCAGCGGCAGCGACGCCCCTTGGGTGACGACCAGATCATTCATCTTGACCCAGAGCGCGTCGTTCTTCTGCTGGTCCAGCTCCACCTGGGCCTGGTCGAACATCTGATTGAACTCCTTGTTCACCCAGCGATTGACATTCCGGCCGGACCAGTTATTTTCTTTCTGCGCCAGATCCTTTGCCGGATCACCGCTGTAGAACCGGTTCATGTACGAACTGGGGAACGGCGAGCCAAACGTCCCGGTATACATCTGCACGTCGGTATAGAAGTGGGCGAGGGTATCGTTGTTCCCGGGCGAACTGCTGAAGAACACCCCGGCGTCCACGGACTTCAGCGTGGTCGCGACGCCGATCTTCGCCCACCCCGCCTTGACGATCTCCTGCTCTTTTTGCCGGAGCGTGTTCACGCTGGTCTGATAGGTGACCTGCAGCTTCACGCCGCCCTTTTGCCTGATGCCATCCGGACCCCGCTGCCAGCCGGCTTCGTCGAGCAGCTGGTTGGCCTTGGCCACGTCGAAGACCAGCTTGAGATTCTTGGAACGGAACCGGGTCGGAGTGGTCAGCACGTTTACCGTAGGATCCCCCTCCAAGCCGTAGAGCTGCTTCGCCACGGTCTCGCGGTCGAGCCCCAGGCCAAACGCCTGCCGGACCTTGAGGTCGCTGAGGAAGGGATGCGGTGCCTTCACGGA includes:
- a CDS encoding ABC transporter permease; the protein is MTAYIARRLLASVPTLVLISMVVFGILALAPGDPLGQLAANPDVPPEVRLNIRHQLGLDEPIPIRYMKWASAFARGNWGYSFGSHMEASRLILQRLPTDLWVVGAAYLVAVFLAIPIGVLSAVKQYSVFDQISTTLAFIGFSLPTFFTGVLLIIIFSVRLHWLPFIFNVQVTDPVGMLKQAVMPVAVLALFQSAGLMRFVRSSMLDNVSQDYVRTARAKGLREGVVIIRHVLRNGLIPVVTLLALGLPAVFTGAVVTEQIFRVPGIGSLLIAGIQNNDTPVVMAITFLYAILVVFFNLIADVIYGVLDPRIKYG
- a CDS encoding peptide ABC transporter substrate-binding protein is translated as MSNDEVREIVTLGTTGRLSRREVIARLAMLGLSTSAMASALAGAGLQPVRAAMSGRRGDNGVLKLLYWQAPTIVNPHLSQGVKDYHASRVCLEPLLTVNAAGVFTPVLASEVPSRSNGGLSADGKSVTYKLKPGIKWGDGRPFTAADVVFTYQFVINKESGATTYAAFATIDKVEAPDPSTVKITFKAPTPAWYLPFVGSNGMILPKHALESYVGSNARNAPFNLKSFGTGPYKVESFRPGDLVVYSINEFYRDPNKPAFQQVQIKGGGDATSAARAVLETGEYDYAWNLQVEWPVLEAMTKAGKGVVITEGGGGVEQIYINQTDPNKEVDGQRASIKTPHSFLTDLKVRQAFGLAVDRETIAKQLYGLEGDATPNVLTTPSKLNSKNTKSVFDIAKANQLLDEAGWQKGPDGIRQKGGVKLQVTYVTSVNTLRQKEQQIVKDGWGKVGIAVTLQSVDAGVFFSSSPGNNDTAAHFYRDVQMFTNTFTSPFPANYMRQYYSGDPAKDIAQKENNWSGDNYIRWVNKEYNQMYDQALVELDPTKNDALWIKMNDLVVSQAVSLPLISRRIVSTRAKSLNVAENLSPFDSETRNIADWRRTG
- a CDS encoding ABC transporter permease, which translates into the protein MVSAQPDRVTELPGRTRLEVAAARQRYTRSLWGDAWRRFRRHRLAMLGALAFLFFVAATLVGPLIYRAAINAIDFGASMAAPSRAHPFGTNDLGQDMLARVLNGGRISIAVGIAAMLMSVTLGTVVGAISGYFGRTADLVLMRITDVFISLPQLPLLLLVIYLFRDSLARTFGPQLGIFWLIVGVIGGLNWMHTARLIRAGFLAVKEREFIEAARCIGVGTSRQIFRHILPNVLSPVIVSATLSVGTAIIAESTLSFLGLGFPPDEPTWGRLLYDSQNYLSLAPHMALFPGLMICLTVLSVNYVGDGLRDALDPTRTL